The Burkholderia ambifaria AMMD genome contains the following window.
GCGCGCCGTTGTCGAGCAGCACGTGCGTAAGGTTGGACGGCCCGTAGGTGCCGAGCGTCGCGAACACGCCCATGCGCATCAGCGCAGCGCCGTCGCCGTCGATGGCCACCACGCGCAGGTCGGGACGCGCGAGCGCGAGCCCCAGCGCGAGCGGCGTCACGCAACCCATCGAGCCGACCATGTACAACTGGTTCGGACGATCGTCGATCGCATAGAGTTCGCGGCCGCAGAAGCCGGTCGACGCGAGCACGACGGTCGAATCGACCGGCGTGTGCGCGATTACGCGTTGCAGCGCGTCGTGGCGGGTCGGCCACGCGGCGGGTGATTCAGCACGTGCCGCGGACTGGGCGGCGACATGCGCGCGCGGCGTCGCCGCCGGGTTCGCCTTCAGTTCATACGGCGCGACGCTGCCTTTCTGCATCACGAGCGCATACGGGCGGCCGGTTGCGTCCATGTGCGCGATCGCGCGGTCGAGCGCCGGGCCGACCTGTTCGGGGTCGGTCGGGAACGTCTCCCACGGGATCTCCATCGTGTCGAGCATGGCGGGCGTAATCGGCCCCATCAGCGCGTGCTGCGGCTCGTCGGACACGCCCGGCTGGCCGCGCCACGTGACGATCAGCAACTGCGGCAGCCGGAACGTCCAGGTCAGCGACGTGAGCGGGCTCACCGCATTGCCGAGCCCGGAGTTCTGCATCATCGCGATCCCGCGCTTGCCGCCAAGCGTGGCGCCAGCGATCAGCGCGACCGCGTCGCCTTCGTTCGCGGCCGACAGGTAGTGCAGCGTCGGGTCCTGCAGCACGTAATTGATGAACGGCGTCAGGTACGAGCAGGGCACGCCCGCGTACCAGTCGAAACCGCGCTCGCGCGCGGCCTCGACGAACTGGGCCGCTTCGATCATTGCGCGCCCCCGTTGCCGGTGCTCGGCTCGGACAGCGGCGTCTGGCCGTGCGCGAAGTCGCCCGCGCGGCGGAAGTCTTCGAGATCGTTGACGCCGCGCCAGTGGCCGTGCACGTACTGCACCTCGATCTTCTCGCCGGCGGCGATCAGTTCGTTGAGCAGCGACGGGATATCGAGCGTGTCGAAATCAGGACGTGCCTGCAGCGTCGCGAGCATCGCCTTCAGGCGGTCGACGCCTGCGCCGCGCACGTTCAACAGACCGATCCAGCGGCCGTGCGGCGTGCCTGCGGCGACGTCGCTCGATACGCGTTGCAGGTAGGTTTTCTGGCCGAACAGGCCGCGGTCGTCGGCGGCCGAGCAAAGCGCGAAATCGCGCACGCTCTGGTTGGTCTCCGTGAGCGACGAGTCGACGACGACGCTGAACTCGGCCTCGCTCTCCGCGAGGTCGCGCACGATGTAGCTGCGGAACAGCAGGTCACCGTACGAGATCACGGTGTCGCCGGTCAGACGTTCGGCCGCGCACGCGAGCGATGCGAGCTCGCCCGTCTGCGCGTGACGCTCGTTGACGACGAGCTTGATGCCCGACGTGTCGATCGCGTCGGCGCGATAGCCGCCGACCACGGTGATGTCGTTCACGCCGTGCGTCTTGAAGCCGTCGACGAGCCAGCGCAGCAGCGGCTTGCCGGCGACCGGCAGCATGACCTTGGGCTTATCTTCGGTCACGGCCTCGAGTCCCTTGCCGCGGCTCGCGGCGAGCACGATCGCGGCGTTCGACGCGCGCGACGACGACGACAGGTAGATACGCTCGGCTGCCGAGTATTCGTCGGCGTCCTGCAGGCGGAAGATCTCGTTGACGGACGCGACGCGGTCCTCGACGTTGATCAGCGTCTCGTTTTCATGAATCTCGCGTGCGACGGCCTGCATCGCCGATGCCGATGCGCGGATCAGGTGGTTCGCCCAGATCACGGTGCTGATGCCGGCCTGGCGGAACACGTCGGTCGGCGTGCTGTAGTACTTGGTCGGCACGATCACGAGCGGCGCCTTGCCGCTCCATTCGCGTGCGAACTGGAGAATTTCGTCCGGGCGCGACAGCTTGCTGTGGATCAGGATCGCGTCCGCACCGGCTTCCGCATACGCGTTCGCGCGGCGCAGCGCCTCGTCCATCCCCCAGCCCGCGATCAGCGCCTCGACGCGCGCGACGATCGAGAAGTCGGAGTCGCTCTGCGAATCCTTGCCGGCCTTGATCTTGCCGCAGAACTCGTCGATTTCCGCGAGCGGCTGGCGTTCGCCGCCGATGAAGCTGTTCGTCTTCGGGAATTGTTTATCCTCGATGCACACGCCGGCGATGCCGCGCTGCTCGAGCTTCTTCACGAGGCGGCGCACGTTGTTGAAGTTGCCGTAGCCGGTGTCGCCGTCGAGCAGGATCGGCAGGTCGCTTGCGTCAGCCATGAACTCGAGCACGTCGACGACCTGCGTCCAGCTCGCTTCGTTGTTGTCGCGCACGCCGAACTGCGCGGAGATCGCGAGGCCCGATGCCCAGATCCCCTTGAAGCCTGCTTCGCGGACGATCCGTGCGGACAGGCCGTTGTGCGCTTCCATCAGGAATTCGAGTTCGTTGCTGACGAGCATGCGGCGCAGGCGTGCGCTGCGCGATTCGGAGAAGTTGGGTTCGCGAGCGTTCATCGTGCGGCTCCTGCCGTGGTGCGTTGAATCAGGGGAAGAATGTCTTGTGTCGCGCGTGCGACGTCGTTCGGGAAGTCGATCTCGATCCACGGCGAACCCGTGACGTCGGCGACGTCGAACGAATGGCCGCCTTCGAGCAGCAGGTCACGCACGGCTTCCTCGTGCGGCATGTTCGCGCGGCCGCTGTCGACGTAGCCGGCGACGATTTTCGCGAGGCGGCGCGCGGTGCCTTCGGTGAAGCGGAAGAAGCCGACCGATTCGCCGATCGTGTCGTAGTCGAGGTCGACCGCGAGCTGCTTGCGCAACTCGACGGGCACGCCGTTCTTCAGGCACAGCTTGACGGGCTCGTCGCCGGCTTCGAAGTCGCGATCGATCAGCAGGCGGTCGACCGCCTTGTCCGAGTCGGCCACCAGCGCGTGCAGGATGTTCTCGTCGTAGAGCACGTCGGCGTCCATCAGCAGCACGTCGCCGCCGCGCGTCATCGCATCGGCGACGGTGTGCACGGTCAGCACGCTGCCGAGGTCGTAGCGCTCGTTGATCACGATCTCGGCGGTGCGGCCGAGGCGCTTCAATTCCTGCTCGACCTTCTCGGACTGGAAGCCGAGCCCGAGCACGATTTCATCGACGCCCGCGGCGTCGAGTACGCGCAGATGGCGCTCGAGCAGCGACACGTCGTCGAAGCGTAGCAGGCACTTCGGGTATTGCGCCTCGGGCGGTTGTTGCAGGCGCAAGCCGAGGCCTGCCGCAAGAATGATGGCTCGCATGGGTTCTCCAACCAAAAAGCCGGCGGATCTGAACGATCAGTCGGCGAGAGGCTGCGGCGCATGGCGCCGCTGCCAGTTTCTTTCACTGAAATGCAGATAGAGCAGGCCGGGCAGGCCGAGCGCGAGTTCGCGCGCGCGCTTCGCGAGCGACAGCGCGAGCGCCGCGTCGGGCGGCAGGCCGACCAGCGGGGCGAGCAGCAGGTAACCGCCTTCCTGTGCCCCGAGCGAGCCCGGGATCGCGAACGCCGCACCGCGAATCGCCTGGCCGACGCTCTCGAGCAGCAGCGCGTCGAGCCAGCTGACCGGGTGCCCGAGGAAGTGCAGCGCGAGCCACACTTCCGCGGTGCCGGCGATCCAGCCGGCGAGGCTCAACGCGAAGGTCTTCGCGACCTTCGCACGATCGCGGTACAGCCCGGCGACCGCGTTGTCGATCGCATCCGCGCGGGTCGCCAGCGACGACCAGTCGCGCGGGCCGAGCAGCTTCGACGCGAGACGCATCCCGCGGCCGAACAGCCCGCGCCGCTGCGCCGCGTAGAACGCGACGGCGAGGGCGCCGAGCACGCCGGTGGCGATCAGCGCCGGCGTGCGCAGGTGCGCGACTGAATCGTGGGTCGCATACAGGCTGAACGCGGCGATGCCGATCAGCGCGAACGCCATCTGCGCGAGCGCCTGCATCGTCGTGCCGACGGTCATCGCGGCGGCCGCATCGGCCATCCGCGTGCCGCGCTGCGCGAGGTAGCGCACCATCAGCACCGGGCCGCCGATCTGCCCGGCGGGCAGCAGGCTGTTCACGGATTCGCCGACCCAGCGCGCACGCAGCGCATTGCCGAGCTCGGCGGCCGGTTGGCCGCGGCGGAACATCACGGACACCGCGAACGCGTCGATCACGAGCGGCACGACGTGGAACGCCGCGACGAGCGCGAGGCCCCAGCCGGCCGCGAGGAGCGTCGACGCGACCGCGCCGACGCCCTGCCACGCGAGCAGGGCGATGAAGAGTGCCGTTCCGAGGGACAGCAGGATCAGGCCGGCGCGTGTCATGACCCGCTCGACCGTCGCGTGGCCAGCTGCTTGAACACCTGGCGGAAACCGAAATACGCGATCGCGTCCTTCATGTTCGAGATGAAGCGCTTCCACGGCCGCATGCCGGGGTTGGTCACGTATTCGAAAGTCAGCGACACGCGCGTCTCGTTCTGGCCGAGCGGCGTGATCCGGTGGCGCAGCTTGTCGCCGTCGAACAGCACGATGCCGCCGTCGGCGATCTGCACGGAACCCGGTTCGTCGGGCACGTCCGGATTGCGCGTATGCAGTTCGTAGTCGAGCCGGCACGACGATTCGTCGATCACGCCGATCAGCAGCGTATAGCGGCGGCCGTCGTAGTACGACGTGTCGTAGTGCCAGCCGATGTGGTCGCCCGGCTTCGTGTAGTAATACAGCGCGTATGCGTGCGGATCGTTCTCCGGCGACACCATCAGCTTGTCGCCCGTGATCTTCTCGAGGAAGCCGATCAGCGCCTTCGAGCGGTACAGTTCCGCGATGTACGGTGCCTTTTCGTCGATCGTGTGCCGGCTCACGCTGCCGCCCTGCTTGTGGCCGGGCAGGTAATTGCGGTTCAGGCCGGGCTGCAGCGCGCGGGCCGCGGCCGCGAGTTTCGCGTGCGCGTCGGGCGGCAGGAATGCGTCCAGATACAGGAACGACCCCTGGCGCGTGTAGTCGCTGCGCAGGCGGTCGAGGTCGAGTTGGCCGACACAGCCGGCCACGGTGCGATCGGGATCGGCCGCCGCCGCGCGCGCAGGCGCGGGGCGTGCCGGGCTCAGCACGGAGTCGTCGCGCGTGCTAGAAGTCATTTGGAAGCCTGGATTTCGGTTGAATTCTGCGGGGTGTTGCCGCGGCGCACGATGCGCCACCAGTCGATCACGACCCACGCGGCGAACAGCGGGGCGCCGATCGACGCCGCGAGCAGGAACGGCTGGACGCTGTCGGTGAGCGTCACGAGCGGCAGCAGGTAGAGCACGTCTTCCGTCTCGAAGCCGCCGGCGAACGCCTGCTTGGTGCCGGCCTTGCCGGCGACCGACTCGATCCGCATGCGCAGGAAGAAGATCAGCGCGACGGCACCGCCGGCCAGCGCACCGAGCAGCACCGGCGACGCGGCCATCTGGCCGCCCTGGGCGACGATGCCGACGCCCATGCTGACGAACAGCGCGACCGTCACGAGCGCGTCGGCCGCGAGGTCGTAAAAGTGACCGATCTTGCTGGACTTGCCGCTGATGCGCGCGAGTTCGCCGTCGGTGTGGTCGACGAAGTTCGACAGCACGATCAGGAATGCGCCTGCGTTGCTCCAGCCGAAGCCGCCTTGCGCCAGGCACCAGGCGCCGGCGAGGCCGATCAGCAGACGAAGGGTAGTGAGGTGATTCGGGGTGACCGGCGTGTCGATCAGCGGCCGGACGAGCGCGCGCGCGAGCCGCGCATCCCAAGTGCGTGGCAGCGGCGGTTCCGGGTGTTTGGCGGTTTTTCTTTGGTCCATCGGCGAAATATATACGGAATTGTAACTTGTTGCTTTTTCTTCGATCAATGTCCT
Protein-coding sequences here:
- the aepY gene encoding phosphonopyruvate decarboxylase — translated: MIEAAQFVEAARERGFDWYAGVPCSYLTPFINYVLQDPTLHYLSAANEGDAVALIAGATLGGKRGIAMMQNSGLGNAVSPLTSLTWTFRLPQLLIVTWRGQPGVSDEPQHALMGPITPAMLDTMEIPWETFPTDPEQVGPALDRAIAHMDATGRPYALVMQKGSVAPYELKANPAATPRAHVAAQSAARAESPAAWPTRHDALQRVIAHTPVDSTVVLASTGFCGRELYAIDDRPNQLYMVGSMGCVTPLALGLALARPDLRVVAIDGDGAALMRMGVFATLGTYGPSNLTHVLLDNGAHESTGGQATVSQHVSFAGVAAACGYASAVEGDTLDVLDATLAAQSNGTQFVRVAIRTGVPDGLPRPTVTPVEVKTRLMRHIGAAQAEAHAEGAH
- the aepX gene encoding phosphoenolpyruvate mutase, producing MNAREPNFSESRSARLRRMLVSNELEFLMEAHNGLSARIVREAGFKGIWASGLAISAQFGVRDNNEASWTQVVDVLEFMADASDLPILLDGDTGYGNFNNVRRLVKKLEQRGIAGVCIEDKQFPKTNSFIGGERQPLAEIDEFCGKIKAGKDSQSDSDFSIVARVEALIAGWGMDEALRRANAYAEAGADAILIHSKLSRPDEILQFAREWSGKAPLVIVPTKYYSTPTDVFRQAGISTVIWANHLIRASASAMQAVAREIHENETLINVEDRVASVNEIFRLQDADEYSAAERIYLSSSSRASNAAIVLAASRGKGLEAVTEDKPKVMLPVAGKPLLRWLVDGFKTHGVNDITVVGGYRADAIDTSGIKLVVNERHAQTGELASLACAAERLTGDTVISYGDLLFRSYIVRDLAESEAEFSVVVDSSLTETNQSVRDFALCSAADDRGLFGQKTYLQRVSSDVAAGTPHGRWIGLLNVRGAGVDRLKAMLATLQARPDFDTLDIPSLLNELIAAGEKIEVQYVHGHWRGVNDLEDFRRAGDFAHGQTPLSEPSTGNGGAQ
- a CDS encoding NTP transferase domain-containing protein translates to MRAIILAAGLGLRLQQPPEAQYPKCLLRFDDVSLLERHLRVLDAAGVDEIVLGLGFQSEKVEQELKRLGRTAEIVINERYDLGSVLTVHTVADAMTRGGDVLLMDADVLYDENILHALVADSDKAVDRLLIDRDFEAGDEPVKLCLKNGVPVELRKQLAVDLDYDTIGESVGFFRFTEGTARRLAKIVAGYVDSGRANMPHEEAVRDLLLEGGHSFDVADVTGSPWIEIDFPNDVARATQDILPLIQRTTAGAAR
- a CDS encoding HpnL family protein, which gives rise to MTRAGLILLSLGTALFIALLAWQGVGAVASTLLAAGWGLALVAAFHVVPLVIDAFAVSVMFRRGQPAAELGNALRARWVGESVNSLLPAGQIGGPVLMVRYLAQRGTRMADAAAAMTVGTTMQALAQMAFALIGIAAFSLYATHDSVAHLRTPALIATGVLGALAVAFYAAQRRGLFGRGMRLASKLLGPRDWSSLATRADAIDNAVAGLYRDRAKVAKTFALSLAGWIAGTAEVWLALHFLGHPVSWLDALLLESVGQAIRGAAFAIPGSLGAQEGGYLLLAPLVGLPPDAALALSLAKRARELALGLPGLLYLHFSERNWQRRHAPQPLAD
- a CDS encoding HalD/BesD family halogenase — its product is MTSSTRDDSVLSPARPAPARAAAADPDRTVAGCVGQLDLDRLRSDYTRQGSFLYLDAFLPPDAHAKLAAAARALQPGLNRNYLPGHKQGGSVSRHTIDEKAPYIAELYRSKALIGFLEKITGDKLMVSPENDPHAYALYYYTKPGDHIGWHYDTSYYDGRRYTLLIGVIDESSCRLDYELHTRNPDVPDEPGSVQIADGGIVLFDGDKLRHRITPLGQNETRVSLTFEYVTNPGMRPWKRFISNMKDAIAYFGFRQVFKQLATRRSSGS
- a CDS encoding CDP-alcohol phosphatidyltransferase family protein, whose protein sequence is MDQRKTAKHPEPPLPRTWDARLARALVRPLIDTPVTPNHLTTLRLLIGLAGAWCLAQGGFGWSNAGAFLIVLSNFVDHTDGELARISGKSSKIGHFYDLAADALVTVALFVSMGVGIVAQGGQMAASPVLLGALAGGAVALIFFLRMRIESVAGKAGTKQAFAGGFETEDVLYLLPLVTLTDSVQPFLLAASIGAPLFAAWVVIDWWRIVRRGNTPQNSTEIQASK